Within Metabacillus sp. KUDC1714, the genomic segment CCAACAGGAGTATTTGCAGCGAATGATGAAATGGCTTTGGGTGCCATTAGAGCCATAAGAACAATGAACCTTAGAGTGCCTGAAGACATCTCGGTTATTGGATTCGATGATATTCATTTTTCCTCTATTTTCGAGCCTGCTTTGACCACAATTTCACAACCAGCTTTTGAAATAGGGTCTAAAGCGATGGAACTATTAATCATGCTAATGGATAAAAAGAAAATCGAGAAAAATCAATATATTTTAGATGACAGTCTTGTCATAAGAGAATCGTGCTCAAAGATCAATAAATCATTACACGTTTAATGTAATCGGTTACAAATGTCGGTTCACTCATAACTTTTAAACCTAGTAAACAGGGATAAAAAGTTTATTTTTATAAAGAAAATGTAATGGATTACAAAATAAAGAAAGAAATTAGATTTCATTCATTTTCTCTATAAGTTAAGAAGCGCTAATTTATAGCTTCGAAATGCGGTTGATTTGTAAACGATTACAAATTTCTGCCAATTGAACTTTAAAGGAGGTGGTTGTAAAAAACGTTAGTTGTACCTTACAAAAAATTAAAGTACATGAAAAATTTGGGGGTTATGAAATGAAAAAGAATTTATTACTTTCCGTGTTATTGCTACTAGTTTTTAGCGTGATAATCGGATGTGGAAATAAGGAAGAAGCACAGACAACAGAAGGAAGCACAGAAAAAAATGAAAATTACCTCTCTGAATCAGGGCCACTAACAATAAATCCTGAGATTCCAGATATAGAAGTTCTAGATAAAGGACCAAATGGCGAACAAGCAGTTTCTGCAAAGTCTTTACAGTTAACTGAGGAAGAACTTCAAAAAATTAAGGACGGTAATTATAAAGCAGCAATTGTTATGCACTATTCAGGCACAGATTATATGAATGCAGCTGTTGGAGCAATGCAAGACACATTTGAAAAAATGGGAATTGAAGTTGTAGCTGTAACAGATGCACAATTTAAGGCTGAGAAACAAGTAAACGATATTGAAACAGTATTAGCGAAAGATCCAGATATCATGATTTCTGTTCCTGTTGATGCCGTATCGACTGCACCGGCTTATAAAAAGGCTGTAGCACAAGGAGTAAAGCTTGTATTCATGGACGGTGCTGCTGATGGACTTGTTGCAGGTAAGGATTATATCAGTGTTGTTTCTGGTGACAACTATGGTAACGGTGCGGTTGCTGCAGACATCATGGCAGAAAAG encodes:
- a CDS encoding substrate-binding domain-containing protein, which gives rise to MKKNLLLSVLLLLVFSVIIGCGNKEEAQTTEGSTEKNENYLSESGPLTINPEIPDIEVLDKGPNGEQAVSAKSLQLTEEELQKIKDGNYKAAIVMHYSGTDYMNAAVGAMQDTFEKMGIEVVAVTDAQFKAEKQVNDIETVLAKDPDIMISVPVDAVSTAPAYKKAVAQGVKLVFMDGAADGLVAGKDYISVVSGDNYGNGAVAADIMAEKIGGKGKVGIVYHDVNFFVTKNRSDAFEATIKEKYPDIEIVAQGGITDPNKGEEVASAMLTRNPDIDGIFAPWDVPAEGVMAAARTAGRDDLVVTTVDLGTNVAISIASDGIVQGLGAQLPYDQGVAQAILSGYALLDKEAPAYVASPAIKVTKENVIDAWKLIYGVEAPSTVKDALK